TGCGGTGAGCAGCAGCGTCGTCCCGATTCCGGTCAGCGCACCGACAGCGGTCCCGACCAGCATGATGCTGCTCAACAGCCAGGGGCGCGGCAGCGGAATCACACCAGCAGATTTTACGACCGCGGCCCCGCTCAGTGCGGTAGCGACCCGGTGATCACCGGGACTTCGTCCAGCAAAGCGTTCTCGTCGTCGGTGAAGGCCCGGCCACGGGTCAAGAACCGGATGCCCTCCGGCGCCTCCAGGCTGAACCCGGCACCGCGGCCGGGCACCACATCGATGATCAGCTGGGTGTGCTTCCACGCCCCGAACTGCGGCCCGGAGATCCACACCGGCACCCCGCCACCGACTCCGTCGACGTCGAGCACACCGAGCAGCACGTCGCGGTCACCGACGATGAAGTCCCCGTCGGGGTAGCACATCGGCGCCGAGCCGTCGCAGCAGCCGCCGGACTGGTGGAACATCACCGGGCCGTGCCGCCGGACCAGTCGCGCCACCAGTTCGGCTGCCGCATCGGTGATCAGCACCCTGGCCGGCGCGTCCATCAGAACATGCCCATCAAAAAAGACCCTGCGCCGTCTGGGAGTAGGACACCAGCAGGTTCTT
This is a stretch of genomic DNA from Mycolicibacter terrae. It encodes these proteins:
- a CDS encoding DUF779 domain-containing protein, translating into MDAPARVLITDAAAELVARLVRRHGPVMFHQSGGCCDGSAPMCYPDGDFIVGDRDVLLGVLDVDGVGGGVPVWISGPQFGAWKHTQLIIDVVPGRGAGFSLEAPEGIRFLTRGRAFTDDENALLDEVPVITGSLPH